In Chloroflexota bacterium, a single genomic region encodes these proteins:
- a CDS encoding B12-binding domain-containing radical SAM protein — protein MDIEKIVLIQPAHQGRILGKAAGSPYTLMRLASMVPADIPIEIWDENLGPLNYARLNPRTLVGISSMTVTIEGAQVIATRARQRGSTVVVGGVHATLVPDEVTPWADTVVVGEAYRTWLQIIHDFANEKLQPRYVDVEWASLDTLAPITDRVIQHVDEHRNYWTPSLEITRGCPRNCTFCTAVRVSGKIMRHRPVEQIVEEIERRRLKRFFLTDDNLGLNFHTDPAYIEKVFRALEPLPIRSWTTQTELIVAQYPDLIDLARRAHMDKFFIGFESINPDNRRDLGGKTKGQVADVKRVVRAIHARGLNVVGLFVFGFDHDTTDVFEKTWQFIRETEFDGVSVTVLTPFPGTPQREQLIAQDRLLPNVPWRHYDTAHVAFRPALMTVEQLREGYDWLCRQVYAPRQIATRGIRTLGRYPLSQARAKAFSSFSTDIGYRNAYALRYR, from the coding sequence ATGGATATCGAAAAAATCGTTCTGATTCAGCCGGCGCACCAAGGACGGATTTTGGGCAAAGCCGCCGGTTCCCCCTATACGTTGATGCGTCTCGCTTCGATGGTGCCGGCTGACATCCCGATCGAAATCTGGGATGAAAACTTGGGACCATTGAACTATGCGCGACTCAACCCGCGCACGCTCGTCGGCATCAGCAGTATGACGGTAACCATCGAAGGCGCGCAAGTGATTGCCACGCGCGCGCGCCAGCGCGGCAGCACGGTGGTCGTCGGCGGCGTTCATGCTACGCTCGTGCCGGACGAAGTGACGCCCTGGGCAGATACGGTCGTCGTCGGCGAAGCGTACCGCACCTGGCTCCAAATCATTCACGATTTCGCGAACGAAAAATTACAACCGCGCTATGTGGATGTCGAATGGGCGTCGCTCGACACGCTTGCGCCCATCACCGATCGCGTGATCCAGCACGTGGATGAGCATCGCAACTATTGGACGCCCTCGCTAGAGATTACCCGCGGTTGTCCGCGCAACTGCACCTTTTGTACCGCCGTGCGCGTGTCCGGCAAAATCATGCGCCATCGTCCGGTGGAACAAATCGTGGAAGAGATCGAACGCCGCCGCCTCAAACGCTTTTTCCTGACCGACGACAATCTCGGGTTGAATTTTCACACCGACCCGGCGTACATCGAAAAAGTTTTTCGCGCGCTCGAGCCTTTGCCGATTCGCAGTTGGACGACGCAAACCGAGTTGATCGTCGCGCAGTATCCCGATCTGATTGATCTGGCGCGACGCGCGCACATGGACAAGTTTTTCATCGGCTTTGAATCCATCAACCCGGACAATCGCCGTGACCTGGGCGGCAAGACCAAGGGGCAGGTTGCCGATGTCAAGCGCGTCGTCCGCGCGATTCACGCGCGTGGTTTGAATGTCGTCGGTCTCTTTGTGTTCGGTTTCGACCACGACACCACCGATGTTTTTGAAAAGACCTGGCAGTTCATCCGCGAGACCGAGTTCGACGGCGTCAGCGTGACCGTGTTGACGCCTTTCCCCGGCACGCCCCAGCGCGAACAGTTGATCGCGCAAGACCGCCTCCTGCCGAACGTTCCGTGGCGTCATTATGACACCGCGCACGTTGCTTTTCGTCCCGCGCTGATGACGGTCGAGCAGTTGCGCGAAGGATATGATTGGTTGTGCCGCCAGGTCTATGCGCCGCGGCAGATTGCCACGCGGGGCATACGCACGCTCGGTCGTTATCCCTTGAGTCAGGCGCGCGCCAAAGCATTCTCGAGTTTCAGCACCGACATCGGCTACCGCAATGCCTACGCACTCCGCTACCGCTAG
- a CDS encoding flippase-like domain-containing protein, translating into MPTHSATASQSVISQRVWSFAKIAVSLGVLIFLLTRLNRADLIERLASAQLLWLGLALALYFCAILLGVLKWHLLVRAQHLAISFRNLATFTFTGLFLGNVLPSNIGGDVVRAAMLAQAGRGTTEAAAISVVVDRLLGLAAFFGVTLISAGLAVGLLTRSTELEAIQTATTIIATAFAIGGAFFFSRRAARQLARIFAIGWFARFKPMALRFYHAIQMYRFNYAALAANIALSTGILVVATLVWYSVARALDLHISLIYFFLFNPLIAFVLLLPISFNGLGPKEATAVFFFGLIGVPSEAAFALSLLFHAIVVLTSLPGGVFVVRSRTDQPGHPDE; encoded by the coding sequence ATGCCTACGCACTCCGCTACCGCTAGTCAGTCTGTCATTTCGCAACGAGTCTGGTCTTTTGCCAAAATCGCGGTCAGTCTCGGCGTCCTGATTTTCTTGTTGACGCGGCTCAATCGCGCCGACCTGATCGAGCGGCTCGCGAGCGCGCAACTACTTTGGCTGGGTCTCGCGCTCGCGCTCTATTTCTGCGCGATCTTACTGGGCGTACTCAAGTGGCATCTGCTTGTGCGCGCCCAACACCTCGCCATTTCATTTAGGAATCTCGCCACGTTCACGTTTACCGGCTTGTTTCTCGGCAATGTCCTGCCCTCCAACATCGGCGGCGATGTCGTTCGCGCGGCGATGCTCGCCCAAGCGGGACGCGGGACAACTGAAGCCGCCGCGATCTCGGTCGTGGTAGATCGCCTGTTGGGTCTTGCCGCTTTTTTTGGCGTCACGCTGATCAGCGCGGGCTTGGCGGTGGGATTGCTCACGCGCTCGACCGAACTCGAAGCGATTCAAACGGCGACCACGATTATCGCAACGGCTTTTGCCATAGGTGGCGCGTTCTTTTTCAGCCGGCGCGCCGCGCGGCAACTCGCCCGCATTTTTGCGATTGGCTGGTTCGCGCGTTTCAAGCCGATGGCGTTACGCTTCTATCACGCGATTCAAATGTACCGGTTCAACTATGCCGCGCTGGCGGCGAACATCGCGCTCTCCACCGGTATCCTGGTGGTTGCCACGCTCGTGTGGTATTCGGTCGCACGCGCGCTCGATCTCCACATCTCGCTCATCTATTTTTTCCTCTTCAATCCGCTCATCGCGTTTGTCTTGTTATTACCGATCTCATTCAACGGCTTGGGACCCAAAGAAGCCACCGCCGTCTTTTTTTTCGGATTGATCGGCGTGCCGAGCGAAGCCGCGTTCGCCTTGTCGCTCCTGTTCCATGCCATCGTCGTGCTTACGAGTTTGCCCGGCGGCGTGTTCGTGGTGCGTAGCCGGACAGACCAACCTGGGCATCCCGACGAATGA
- a CDS encoding DUF2723 domain-containing protein, which yields MKSEITKRDWFLSAMLFVGALALYARTLAPSVAFLFDDTLDFQYSVTRLGIPHQTGYPLYTLLGKLFSVVVPLNDAAYRLNLFTALCGALAIAMLYLVVRQLTAYRIAAFVAALTFAVSKTFWENAVVAEIYTLQMLLTTLVLFLALRHASRTPALADGARVTHHALYALAFVMGLGLAHHRLIALTYPAIALYVWLSDRAILHDRKILIRAAIVFLAPLLLYLYLPLRGNIGSADGTYENTLGGFFNWVMASQYTVFLTSNPLNIERNLADYWTLFQNEFGIVALALAVLGAVWLLRRPREWGLIVVALIPITLFAFNYHVADVSVFFLTTFLLCAIFIGAGADALLNVFSIFDFRFSIFVQAGAILLVLFIPLNLVLNNFATNDLSAKWDVHDYGLDVLSQPLEANATIIGIVGETTLVRYLQENRGIRPDVQTIPADDERARLAAVERALKENRAVYLTRPLKDVANAYSLSSRGALVRVQPGSTQTLTPQQWLDADFSAVKLIGFDLDTTRFAAIPDHWHAENGRVARVTLYWQVTDSIARDAMVSVKIVRADRRVVGQVDHRPVNGAYPTTAWRVGEIITDTYDVPLFLGVTPGAYAVNVTMYDASSNAVLGQRDIAPLQPTADTSTPRRELWNIAHIADADFGALTLAGYSLDTEHAPLRPGDVLPLTLLWRSGANPVPDSLAARLWLEDANGKTVASRETAISVGYPPFDWQPNSFVRDWSSARVPANVADGKYVVQFALSRKNESLGSSLFPFVPTVVRLGTVQIKNRVRATIAPRISQPVEVLFNQKARLLGFDLALDEQRNMRLMLHWRALALMDTSYTVFVHVLDAQGTVIASGDAEPGNGEFPTTGWIENEYIADVHTFNIPDAALAGTYQIEVGLYDTTTGTRLKTVDGQNRVILTTVNLPLR from the coding sequence ATGAAAAGCGAAATCACCAAACGCGATTGGTTTCTCAGCGCGATGTTGTTCGTCGGCGCACTCGCGTTGTACGCGCGCACGCTCGCGCCTTCGGTCGCGTTTCTCTTCGACGATACACTCGACTTTCAGTACAGCGTTACACGCCTCGGCATTCCGCATCAAACTGGGTATCCGCTTTACACGCTCCTCGGCAAACTCTTTTCAGTCGTCGTCCCGTTGAACGATGCCGCGTATCGCTTGAACCTTTTCACCGCGCTGTGCGGCGCGCTTGCCATCGCGATGCTGTACCTCGTCGTGCGGCAACTCACCGCGTACCGCATCGCCGCGTTCGTCGCCGCGCTCACGTTCGCGGTGAGCAAGACGTTTTGGGAGAACGCGGTCGTCGCCGAAATCTACACGCTGCAAATGCTCCTCACGACACTCGTGTTGTTTCTCGCGCTCCGTCACGCGTCACGCACACCTGCCCTGGCGGACGGTGCCAGGGTCACGCATCACGCGCTCTACGCGCTCGCGTTCGTGATGGGCTTGGGGCTCGCACATCATCGCTTGATCGCGCTCACGTATCCTGCCATCGCGCTGTACGTTTGGTTGAGTGATCGCGCGATTCTGCATGATCGCAAAATTTTGATTCGCGCCGCGATTGTTTTTCTCGCGCCGTTGTTGCTCTACCTGTACTTGCCACTGCGCGGAAACATCGGCTCGGCGGATGGCACGTACGAGAACACGCTCGGCGGTTTTTTCAACTGGGTGATGGCAAGTCAGTACACCGTGTTCCTCACTAGCAATCCGTTGAACATTGAGCGCAATCTCGCGGATTACTGGACGCTGTTTCAAAACGAGTTCGGCATCGTCGCGCTTGCGCTCGCGGTGCTCGGCGCGGTGTGGCTGTTGCGTCGTCCGCGCGAGTGGGGATTGATCGTCGTCGCGCTGATCCCGATCACGCTGTTCGCGTTCAACTATCACGTCGCCGATGTATCGGTCTTTTTCCTAACGACATTTTTGCTCTGCGCGATTTTTATCGGCGCAGGCGCCGACGCCTTGTTAAACGTATTTTCGATTTTCGATTTTCGATTTTCGATTTTCGTTCAAGCCGGCGCAATACTACTCGTTCTATTCATTCCCTTGAACTTGGTACTCAACAATTTCGCCACGAACGATTTGTCGGCAAAATGGGACGTGCACGATTACGGACTCGATGTGTTGAGCCAGCCGCTCGAGGCGAATGCGACGATCATCGGCATCGTCGGCGAAACAACGCTTGTGCGATACTTGCAAGAAAATCGCGGCATTCGTCCCGATGTGCAAACCATTCCCGCCGACGATGAGCGTGCGCGTCTTGCCGCCGTCGAACGCGCACTCAAAGAAAATCGCGCGGTGTATCTGACGCGTCCGCTCAAGGATGTCGCGAACGCATATTCGCTCTCGTCGCGTGGCGCGCTCGTGCGCGTGCAACCTGGCTCTACGCAAACCCTCACGCCGCAACAATGGCTCGACGCGGATTTCAGCGCGGTCAAGCTGATTGGTTTTGATTTGGATACCACGCGATTCGCCGCGATCCCAGATCATTGGCACGCGGAGAATGGTCGCGTCGCGCGGGTAACACTGTACTGGCAAGTGACGGATTCCATCGCGCGCGATGCGATGGTGTCTGTGAAAATCGTACGCGCGGATCGGCGCGTCGTCGGTCAAGTGGATCATCGTCCTGTGAATGGCGCGTATCCAACGACCGCGTGGCGCGTCGGCGAAATTATCACGGACACGTACGATGTGCCGCTGTTTCTCGGTGTAACGCCCGGCGCGTACGCGGTGAACGTTACAATGTATGACGCGTCGTCGAACGCGGTGCTCGGTCAGCGCGACATCGCGCCGCTGCAACCTACCGCAGACACATCTACGCCGCGCCGCGAGTTGTGGAACATCGCGCATATCGCCGACGCCGATTTTGGTGCGCTGACGCTTGCCGGTTATTCGCTCGACACCGAACACGCGCCATTGCGTCCCGGCGATGTCTTGCCGCTCACCTTACTTTGGCGCAGCGGCGCGAACCCCGTGCCTGACAGTCTTGCCGCGCGCTTGTGGCTCGAGGACGCGAACGGCAAAACGGTCGCGAGCCGCGAAACGGCGATCAGTGTCGGTTATCCGCCGTTCGATTGGCAACCGAATTCGTTCGTGCGCGATTGGTCGTCCGCGCGTGTGCCCGCGAATGTTGCCGATGGAAAGTACGTCGTGCAATTCGCGCTCTCGCGCAAAAACGAATCGCTAGGTTCGTCATTGTTCCCGTTCGTGCCGACTGTCGTGCGACTGGGTACCGTGCAAATCAAGAATCGCGTGCGGGCGACGATTGCGCCACGAATCTCACAACCCGTCGAAGTGCTCTTCAACCAAAAGGCGCGCTTGCTGGGTTTCGATCTCGCGCTGGATGAGCAACGCAACATGCGATTGATGTTGCACTGGCGCGCGCTCGCATTGATGGACACCTCGTACACCGTGTTCGTCCATGTGCTCGACGCGCAAGGAACGGTTATCGCATCCGGCGACGCCGAACCTGGGAATGGCGAGTTCCCAACGACTGGTTGGATCGAGAACGAGTACATCGCGGACGTTCACACGTTCAACATTCCCGATGCGGCGCTAGCAGGTACATATCAAATTGAAGTTGGATTGTACGATACGACGACAGGTACACGTTTGAAAACCGTAGATGGTCAAAATCGTGTGATTCTCACTACTGTCAATCTTCCACTTCGATAG
- a CDS encoding phospholipid carrier-dependent glycosyltransferase: MKTRFDFTRLAFPVLLGAFIALASAYSIVTPLGEGPDEVSHFAYVQYVIAHHRLPMPEGAVLGESHQPPLYYIISALAVFWIPQDEFAPIANPDFAYDKPQTPNLLLHTRREAFPYRDAPLAWHWLRLLSVVMGAVTVWATWHIASVFVLNDPWIVWGATAFVAFLPAFTFLSALVNNDNLIIMLSSVSVLQIFRIAQKPPRLRDAALLGVLLGLATLAKLSGLVVWLFVGVVMALLAWQSRQWKTWMIQVTICFGVAAVIVAPWIIYNLANYGDPLGWALVLLTTPQRLTPMTSDELVKIIGWGLYTSFWGRFGGALHLRMSDAIYAILGIVPLLALLGWMRHARAARSANHATHTRALVAAFGVFWAVMLTAFARWTLTVLGTDQARQLFPGLALFVIVLTLGVGYLFGTRKKIALAAIYGGLFALNLAVLLYLNVTFAGAPQNPTALPKLGGTAAPADFGNAIRVLDYRVEPARVAPGDSIITQIQWQALSDGTENYWLLLRLGAEDPVAEKEGVPAAGHPTTDWWQRDQVFTSHHTLVVPKDTAPGTYTLWLGLHPFERWEWLPVRGNEMMGLGNIKIEIP; this comes from the coding sequence ATGAAAACTCGCTTTGATTTCACACGACTCGCGTTTCCCGTTCTGCTTGGCGCGTTCATCGCGCTTGCGTCCGCCTACAGTATCGTGACTCCACTCGGGGAAGGTCCTGATGAGGTTTCGCACTTTGCGTATGTGCAGTATGTGATCGCGCATCACCGCTTGCCGATGCCTGAAGGCGCGGTTTTGGGCGAATCGCATCAACCGCCACTGTATTACATTATCAGCGCGCTCGCCGTTTTCTGGATTCCGCAGGACGAATTCGCGCCAATCGCCAACCCCGACTTTGCTTACGACAAGCCGCAGACCCCGAATCTTTTATTGCACACCCGCCGCGAAGCATTTCCCTATCGAGACGCTCCGCTGGCATGGCACTGGCTGCGTCTGCTCTCAGTCGTCATGGGCGCGGTCACAGTCTGGGCAACGTGGCACATCGCATCGGTATTTGTCTTGAATGACCCCTGGATCGTTTGGGGGGCGACCGCTTTCGTTGCCTTTCTGCCCGCATTCACATTCCTCAGCGCATTGGTGAACAACGACAACTTGATTATCATGCTGTCGAGCGTGAGCGTGTTACAAATTTTTCGGATCGCGCAGAAACCACCACGCCTGCGCGATGCTGCTCTGTTAGGCGTACTGCTGGGATTAGCGACGCTCGCCAAGTTGAGTGGCTTGGTCGTTTGGTTATTTGTTGGAGTTGTCATGGCATTGCTCGCGTGGCAAAGCCGACAGTGGAAAACCTGGATGATTCAGGTGACCATCTGTTTCGGAGTGGCGGCAGTCATTGTCGCGCCCTGGATCATTTACAATCTGGCAAACTATGGCGATCCACTCGGCTGGGCGCTAGTGCTCTTGACCACACCCCAGCGTCTTACTCCGATGACGTCTGATGAACTGGTCAAAATAATCGGCTGGGGTTTGTACACCAGTTTCTGGGGACGCTTTGGTGGCGCGCTGCACCTCAGAATGTCGGATGCAATATATGCTATCCTTGGAATCGTGCCGTTGCTCGCGCTGCTGGGTTGGATGCGCCATGCACGCGCCGCACGTTCGGCGAATCACGCTACTCACACGCGCGCGCTTGTTGCCGCGTTTGGCGTGTTCTGGGCAGTGATGCTTACCGCATTTGCGCGCTGGACACTTACTGTACTAGGAACGGATCAGGCGCGGCAATTGTTTCCAGGACTAGCCTTGTTCGTGATTGTCTTGACGCTGGGGGTGGGGTACCTTTTTGGAACACGCAAAAAAATCGCACTTGCCGCGATCTATGGCGGATTGTTTGCGTTGAATCTCGCCGTTCTGCTATATCTCAATGTAACTTTTGCCGGAGCGCCGCAGAATCCAACTGCGTTACCCAAGCTGGGTGGCACGGCTGCCCCGGCAGATTTCGGAAACGCGATTCGCGTGCTCGATTATCGCGTCGAGCCGGCGCGGGTCGCGCCGGGTGATTCGATTATTACGCAAATCCAATGGCAAGCGTTGAGCGATGGAACGGAAAACTATTGGTTGTTACTCCGGCTTGGCGCAGAAGATCCGGTGGCGGAAAAGGAGGGTGTCCCAGCTGCTGGTCACCCTACGACGGATTGGTGGCAAAGAGACCAAGTATTTACATCGCACCATACGCTCGTCGTTCCAAAAGATACCGCGCCGGGGACATACACACTATGGCTTGGCTTGCATCCATTCGAACGCTGGGAATGGCTGCCGGTGCGCGGAAATGAGATGATGGGGCTAGGCAATATCAAAATAGAAATTCCATAA